The window GGTGTGCTGTCTACCGTCCATTGCCAGATAAAATGGTCCATATGGACGTTATCCATATATTGTAACTCGGTGGTAAAATTGCTTGATGTCCATGATTCCACCAGCCATGGCTGAATAAAACTCCCTGATAATGGTTTTTGAATTCTGTTTGAGTTAAGTTCCTGGATATCGGTGTTTTCATTAATACTGGTATTATTTTTTGCCAGCTCCCCGCATCCAGTTAACATAAACCCGAATACAAGCAGGCAAACATACTTCAAAATATTTTTCATGTCTAAATCCTTATAAAAATTTCTTGTCTAATTCATAGCGGATTTGTTGCTTTTTTATTTGTATCTAAAAGCATCGTTTTGGGCTGAGTAGAATCAACGTCACAAGCCCATGACCGCGTCTAATAAGAAGGTGTGTCGGCATTGTCATGGGTATAAGTCTAAATGATCAAATCTTTGGTGAGTTTTTCTGCTTGAGGCGCTCCGTCCATGGGCGCTGAAGGGCCATCTATATTGTATATCCTATGATACCATTTTGAGACTATATTGTAAGGCAAAAATATATGTGGGCGATACCGGATAAGCAAAGAAAACTTCTTTTTATAAAAGTCCATGTTCAGATGTTTATTCCCATGTTTCTGAAGTAAGTAAATTGTGAACATCCAACTCTGCTGTATTGTACCTACATATATCTAAGAGTTTCTCTTGCTGTTATAATAGCAAGAGCCAATAAAATAGGGTTTTGATATGGATTTTATCGATTATTTAATCAAAAAGCACAATATAAGTTTAAGTGAACAACAGCAAAAAGCCGTTTTAAATATAGATGGTCCTATCCTGCTGTTGGCTGTGCCTGGTGGTGGCAAAACTACCGTTATCGTTTCCCGCTGCGCCAATTTGGTTATAAATCATGGGGTTATACCTCAGAGTATCCTTACCTTAACTTTTAGCAAGGCTTCAGCAATGGATATGAAGCACAGGTTTCATAAGGCTTTTGGAGATAATATACAGGGAGAGGTCCATTTTTCTACGATACATAGTTTTTGTTATTTTGTACTAAAAAATTATGCTCAGAAAATGCGTTTAAGCTTTCCGATCATTATTGAAGATGAAAAAGCCGAGGTAACAAAAAGTCAGATGTTAAGACAGCTGTATCAAAAGCGTAATAATTCTTATCTCAGCGATGATAAACTTGAGGAGCTATCAAACGCAATCTGTTATGTAAAAAATATGATGCTGTCGGAAAAAGAAATAATTCGTTATAAAACAGATATAAAGAATTTTTTCGAAATATTTCAATCTTATGAAGCTCTTAAGCACGAGAATAACTTAATTGATTTTGATGATATGCTCACAAAGACTCTGGAACTGTTTGACCAGGACAAAGATTTGGTCAATGTTTACAGGAATAAGTATAAATATATTAATGTGGATGAGTCGCAAGATACTTCCTACCTTCAGCATCAAATCTTAAAATGTTTGGCAAATCCCAGGAATAATATTTTCATGGTGGGGGATGAAGATCAAAGTATTTATGCTTTTAGGGCAGCTTTTCCCAAAGCACTAATGGATTTCGAAAAAACATATCCTGGTGCACAAATTTATTTAATGGAAAATAATTACCGGTCAACCCAAAGCATCGTAAATGCAGCTAATAAGTTTATTAAGCAGAATAATGAGCGGTACGACAAAAATATGTTTTCTGAGCGAAAGGACGGGACCCCGGTAAAATATATCAGCTTTCAGAATAAAAACGATCAATATATCCATCTTGTGTCTAAGTTGAAAGATAACAAGGATTTTTCTAGTATCGCTGTTTTATACCGGAATAATGTTTCGGCAATTCCAGTGGCAGATGCATTGTCTGCCAGCGCTATTCCTTTTTACCTGCGTGAAGCAAAAACCCATTTTTTTAGGCATTGGGTAACAATGGATATTATTTCTTTTTTTGACCTTTCTAATGACGCTGCAAACACTGGAGCTTTTCGTCAAATCTATTATAAAATGAATGCCTTTTTATCAAAAGTCATGTTTGAATATAGCGTGAAGAATAGAATGCCAAACAAAACCCTATTCGATACTTTGCTCGAATATCCGGATTTGACTGAAAAGCAATATGACAAGATTCTGGCGATAAAGAAAAACTTCCAAAAGATGTCTAAGTTGAATGCCCATGAAGCTATAGAGTTCATTGTTAATGCTCTGGGCTATGGTGAGTATATAAATAAACAAAGCAGTGATGCAACTGATTCTACAGATGGTTTAAACCAAATTATAAGTAGTTTGAAGAGCATCGCTGCAAGAACAGATAGCGTCCAGTCTTTTAAAGACAGACTTGAACGGCTTCAGCAAATTATGCAAAATGCAAAATTCAATAAAGGTAAAAATGCTGTAACCCTTTCTACCGTTCACTCTAGCAAAGGTTTGGAGTTTGATTGTGTTTATATGATAGATCTTTTTGATGGTCAATTCCCTTCAGTAAACAGCATACGAGAAGCTAAGTCTGGGAACCGATCTCTTATGGAAGAAGAAGTGCGGCTTTTTTACGTAGGAGCTACCAGGGCCAGGCATCAACTTGAGCTTATGGCTTCAAATACTCTGGATGGTAATAGAGTTAAGCCATCTCGTTTTATCGAGTTATTCCTGGATATTCCCAAAAAAAAGCAGACTGTAATAGCTGATAGCAGTAAATGGGAAATAGAACTCGATGATTACGTAGACCAGGGGCCCATTTCAGCAAAAAACCTTTATCTCGAAATGCCTGTTGCACATAAAATGTTTGGTTTAGGAAACATTCGTTCGATTAACTGGAAAACAGATATCTTGGAAATATTTTTTGTAGATATTGGAATCAAGATCTTTTCCTTAAGTACATGCATAAATGCCGACCTGCTGCATACACTTGGAAATAAAAACTTAGCAAATTCTGAGCCTTTTCCGGGGTGCATCCGATAACGTCAAGAGCCATCTCGTTTTGCGGTAAATTTTGAATTAACGATAGAGAATTTGACCAGCAAAGGAGGGTTTTTAAATTTAAAAATCAAAATTGGCCATTATTGTTGACAATTTCTTCTTAATCAGCCAATAATGGATTGTATTGGCATATAAGTAATTCGTTATTTGTTTAGGGTCGGATTCAATTCTCGAAGTTTTATAAATATTTTTTTTTCAACATATATAAAAAATAAAGGGGAAATTGCTATGCCTAAAATAGTCTATCTTTTTGCTATCCTGGTGTTATTAACAGGATGCAGTGAATTTGCGAGACAACAGCCTTCCTCGATAACCGGTATTGTAAAAAATAAGGATAATGTGCCGTTATCAGGTGTCACAGTTAATTGTCAGGAGAAGTTTACAGTCTCCGGAGCAAACGGAATGTTTCGGATCGATGATATTGATCCTGGTGTTTTTATTGTTAAGGCGCTGAAAGACGGATACGTACAATATTCGCAATCAGTTAAGCTGGAAAGCGGAGATAACCTTGTAGACCTGGAATTACAGTATTCTTATTACAATTATTCTTTGTCAGGAACTGTAAGTGACCAGGCTGGAAACCCTATCAACGATGTCTATATATACTATGTAAGCAGCGACTCTCCTTCATCCACAATCTGGGATAAAACTGATATAAGAGGCAGCTATAAGATTCCTTACGTTCCCCGGGGGGACGGAATTATTACTTTTCAGCATACAGACTATGTAGTAGCTACAACTAATTTATATTTTTATAATTCTGACAAAACTTACAATATTAAATTAGTTGCCAAAACAAAAGGACAAGGCTGGACCAGAGCTGTTGAAACTGCTGCCTGGACCGCCCGGGATGGGCATAACAGTATGGTATATGATAATAAAATATGGGTGCTTGGCGGAAACGACGGTTCTCCGAAAAATGATGTCTGGAGCTCTGGTGATGGCAGTCACTGGACCAAAAAAGTAGAAAATGCTGCCTGGACAGCTAGAACAGGTCAGTCAAGTATTGTTTTTCAAAATAAGCTATGGTTAATGGGCGGTAATGACGGTGTCCTGAAAAATGATGTCTGGTATTCGAGTGACGAAGGAATGTCCTGGCACATGGCAACTGCTAATGCCGAATGGTCGCCCCGTTCCGGACTGGCAACTGTTGTAACTGACAATAAGATCCTGGTGATCGGTGGTAATGACGGTGCTTACAAGAATGACGTCTGGAGCAGTTTAGATGGTATAACGTGGGTCAAAAAAGTAGAAAATGCTGCCTGGACAGGTAGAGAGGGTCATAAATGCGTATTTTTTAATAATAAAATCTGGCTTACCGGTGGCAATAATAGTTTTGGTAATGCCGGTGATATCTGGTACACTGCCGATGGTATTGAATGGAAATCGGTGAACGCAATAAATTCGTGGGCTGGCCGGTATCTGCACACGTCGCTGGTTTATGATAGCAAGCTTTGGGTGCTTGGCGGTACAAACGGGACCAAGAAAAACGATGTCTGGTATTCTGAAGACGGTACCACGTGGACCCGGTCTGCCGGAACAGCTGAGTGGCCTGCACGGAGCGGACATACCAGTGTTGTGTTCGATAGCAAGCTGTGGGTGCTGGGCGGTAGTGACGGTGCGGGGACCAGGTTGAATGATATCTGGAATGCCAAGTAATTTATTGATAAGGAAAAAAAGATGAGTTACATTATTTTAAATAAAATTGGATTCAAAAAAAACACTGCTGTCTCGATAATGGCAATCTTGGTGCTTTTTGCTTTTAATTATCCGGTAGCTGCGATGGTGGTGCGAGGAATAACTGAGCCGTTTATTGATGCAACTTTGAGTGCTACAGTGCAGGGCCGTATTGCTTCGATCAATATTAATGACGGGATGTATGTTACAAAGGGCTCGGTCATATTATCTCTGGCAAGTGAGCAGGAAGTCTTAGAAGTAAACAGAAGGAAACTTATTTCTGAAAGCCGGGCAGAACTGAATGTAGCTGTTAGCCGTGTGGAATTATTGCAAGCAGAAAAAAAAGCTACCCAGGAACTTTATAACAAAACGCAATCGGTAAGCAAGGAAGACCTTCATAAGAAGATACTTGAATGCAAGACTGCGGAAGAAGAACTTGAGAGTATAAGGACAAATAAGATCAAGGAAGATTTGGAATATAAAATAGCTGCTGTTCAGTTGAATGAACGTAATATAGTTGCTCCTTTTAACGGAACTGTAGTTAAACATTTTCTCCAGATTGGCGAAAACTGCAATCCGCAGCAACCGTTAATAAGATTGGTTGATGCCTATAAATGTCGTTTTACTGCGTTCATTGCGGATGGTTTGACACATCGTTTAAAGGTAGGGGCCAAAGTTTATTTGAATATCGGCGATTCAAGATACTGGATAAGAAAAATTGGCTCCGTTGAACATATCTCTCCTGTAGTTGACCCGGCAAGTGGTTTGAGAGAGGTAAGGGTTTTGTTTGGTAACGAGGATGGCAGAGTTAACCCAGGTGTTCCTGGATCAATGATTCTGGAGTGATGCTATGAAAAACACGGATACTTCTGCTAGTCAAATTAATCAGCCGGACCATTTTTATTATATTAATTTTGAAAACGAGCCGCTGGGCGACGAGGTTCTTAATGGTAGCCTGGAACGTCTGCAAGCTTTACGGCAATTTGATGGTGAACCTGCAAAATTCTGGACAGCTTTTATCGAAGTTCTGGTTGAGGTGTTGTATGCGGATGCCGGAGTAATTTCACTTAAAAACAATAATTCCAATAACTGGAATATCATTGCTGCACAACCCCGGAATCCAAATCTTAATGTCACCGCCGGAGCTCTGCAAAATTATTTAACTGAATTCGCCGATACCCTATCGTCAAAAAAGATAGGAATAATTCGTGAAGCAAAGCTGATTATGCTGTCAGCCGTTTTGGAAACAAGTATTGATAATGGAATTTGTCTGGCAACTTTTTTTATTAATGAAGAAAACCTCAGTACTGCAACCCGCAGGACGCCTTTTCTAAAAATGGCAACTGATGTGCCGGCCAGTTACCAGCAGTTTCGCGCTTCCGCTGAATCAAAATCCCGGGTTGAGCATTTTTCCAGTGTTTTGGATTTGATGGTCATCCTGAATGCGGAAAAACGTTTTTTAGCTGCCGCTATGAATTTTTGTAATGAAATAGCCTCAAGACATAAATGCGACAGGGTTAGTCTGGGCTGGATGGCTAATGGATATATTGCAACTCAGGCTATAAGCCATATTGATGCCTTTGACCGTAAATCTGATGCAGTACAGAAGCTGGAAGCTGCTATGGAAGAAGCTATTGACCAAAACAGCGAGATTATTGTTCCGGTTAAGGATCGGACTTCCATTTCCAGATTACATGAAGTTTATGCTGATTCCCAGGATATTCCCAACCTCTGTTCCCTTCCTTTGAGATGTGAAGGACAGCCTGTTGCAGTTCTAACCTGTGAGAGGGCCTCTTCGACATTCTTAGAGCTGGAACTTGGGCTTCTTCAACTGGCTTGTGATCAGGCAACCCGGGTTCTGGCTGATCTGAAGCTTAAGGACCGCTGGTTTGGCGCAAGACTAGTTACGTATACCAGATCAAAAATCGCTAAAGTTTTTGGCTTTGATCATGTCTGGACAAAGCTGCTGGCAATACTAATAACTATAGCGCTTGGGGTGATATGTTTCGGAAAGATAACATACCGGGTCCAGTCGCCTGTTATTGTCAGGACTGATAGTGTAGCTTATCTTTCAGCACCTTTTGACGGACATATAGAAAAAGTTAATGTACGTCCCGGTGATAGTGTTGTAACGGCTAATGACTTACTGGTATTTGATCGGAGCAATCTGCTGCTCGAAAAAGCATCCCGGCAAGCCGAACAAATAAGGTACGAGCGGGAATATGAAAAAGCTATGGCTCGTAGAAATCTGGCTGATATGCGTATAGCTGAGTCCCAGCTGGCACAAATTGTTGCTCAGTTATCCCAGATAGATTATCGGCTGGATAGGTCTCTGATCCGTTCTCCGATTGATGGCGTACTTATTGAGGGCGACCTGTTGGAACGTTTGGGTGAACCGGTTAAACAGGGCGATGTGCTTTTTAAGGTCGCGAAAGTTGAAGATCTCTATGCCGAACTGGAAGTCGATGAGTCGGATATCCATGATTTGAAAATCCCGATGGATGGGGAAGTTGCTTTTGCCAGTCGTCCTCAGGATACCTATAAAATAGATATTTTTCGGGTAGAGCCGGCTGCGGTAGCAAAAAAAGAGGGAAATGTGTTTGTTGTGCATGCCAGGTTTCAGACCGGGAGCAAACAATGGTGGAGACCGGGCATGACCGGAATCTCTAAAATTAATATAGGTAAACGTACTATACTCTGGGTATTCATGCACCGCACTGTTGATTTCCTACGCTTACGTTTGTGGTGGTAATTACACATGGCAAATGATACCAAGATATTTCATGAATCATGGTACAGAATCGCAAATGAAAAACTTTGTTTGCGGTCAAGTGTTAAAGTGCATCGCCAATTATTTCGGGGAGCGCGCTGGTATGTGCTCTCAGATCCTTTTAATAACCAGTTTTACAGACTCCGGCCCGAAGCTTATGAATTTGTTATAAGGCTTGGCCTTGACCGAACTGTCGAAGAAGTCTGGATGGAAATGATTTCTGCTGCTCCTGAGTCAGCGCCTGGTCAGGAAGAGGTTATAAACCTGCTGGTACAATTGTATCAATCGAATCTTTTGCATTACGAGATGCCTCCGGACAGCGCAAAACTTTTTGATCGGTATAAAAATAAAAAGCAAAGGATTATGAAATCCAATTTATTAAATATTATGTTCTTCAGGATACCGTTATTTGATCCTGACAGTTTTCTTAAAAATATACTTCCGCTAATACGGTTAATAATGAATCCTCTGGGTGCGATACTTTGGCTGACAGTTGTTGGCTCAGCTATCAAAATTGTGATAGACAGGTTTGCGGAAGTATCAGTTCAAACACAAGGGATTATTAACCCTTCCAATTTGTTTCTTCTATATATAGCAATGTTGCTGGTGAAAACTTTTCATGAATTCGGACATGCCTTCGCTGTGCGCAGGTTTGGAGGAGAAGTTCATATAATCGGTGTTATGTTTCTGTTGTTTAGCCCGGTTCCATATATGGACGCGACAGCTGCCTGGGCATTTAGAAACAAATGGCAGCGAATACTGGTAGGTGCTGCTGGTATGATTACCGAAATCTTTGTCGCGGCATTAGCTGTATTTGTGTGGGCCAATACTTCGGGAGGATTGCTGCATTCACTAGCATATAACATGATGTTTGTTGCTTCTTTGTCAACTGTCGTATTCAATATCAATCCGTTGTTGCGCTACGATGGTTATTACATGTTGTCGGATTGGCTGGACATTCCTAACCTGCATACAAAGGCAACACAACAATTAACACACCTAGTTGAAAAATATGCGTTTGGTTATAAGCGGTCCACAAGCCAGGCCTATAGTTTGAAGGAGGCTTTTTGGTTAGCAATTTTTGGCGTTTTGAGCGGCATATATAAGCTGATTGTTTTTGCTTCAATAATATTTTTTATTGCTGACAGGTTCTTGCTTGCCGGCATTATTATGGCTCTTATCTGCTGCATAACCTGGATAATCGTTCCACTGGTTAAACTTATAAAGTATTTAAGTTCAAGCCCGAAGCTGGAGCGAATCAGGCTCAGGGCTATAACTGTTGTATCCATCCTTCTACTTTTTGTTGTCGGGTTCTTTTATTATTTCCCTTTTCCTAACAGCTTCAGGGCTTCCGGGGTATTAAAGGCTTCTGAATATTTTGTCGTGAACAGTAAAGTTTCCGGCTATGTAAAAAAGATCGAAATCGAACCCGGATCACAAGTCAGTGCAGGTCAGCCTTTGATTATCCTTGAGAATAAAGAGATCGACCTACAGATTAATGAGGCAATGGCTTCTCTTCAGGAATCTTATGCTATGAGACAACTGGCACTTGCCGAAAGGCCAGAGGATTTAGCTACGGTGGAGGCAAGGATACAGGCAATTCAGACTAGACTTGATAGGTTGCAGCATGATCGGGAAGAGCTGGTCGTAAAGGCTGAGATTTCAGGCGTCTGGGTGGTTGGTAATGTAGCAGACTATTTGGGAATGTGGATTCGTCGGGGGGCGCCAATAGGTCAGATCATTAATGAAAGTGCATATTATTTCGCTTCGGTTATTCCAGAAGTCCATACCTCTAGAATATTCGATAACGAAGTGAAAAGAGCTTCCGTGAAATTGGTCGGGCAGGCCGATACGGAAGTTCCGGTATTCAGGTACGTTAAAATTCCAATGGAGCAAACCATCCTTCCTTCTGCAGCGCTTGGCTGGAAAGCCGGTGGGGATGTGCCGATTGATCCTAACGACGCTCAAGGCGTTCACTCGACAGAACCTTTTTACGAAGTGAGAGCATATCTGGATAATAATAATGGTATGAAAATGTTTCATGGACGAACAGGGAAGATCAGGTTCGAGCTAACCAGCGAACCTCTGCTCCGGCAATGGTGGCGAAGTTTTCGTCAGCTAGTACAGAAACGATATCACTATTAAAACCCATGAATATACTTAAAAGAGATTATCAGCGAACGTCTATCAGGAAGCATTCTCGAATTTATGACGGGCTGGATGCAAAATTTCATAATTTGTATCATTTATTCAAACATGGTCCGCATGTGCGTATAGAATTATTGTCGCGCGCAAGAGATGTAGATGGTCGCGCTGCTGAGTGGAGTAAGCTCAGCGATAAACATCTTAAATTAAAATTGGAAGAATTAAGGGAGCTTTTTCGTAGGGAAAAAGCAGATCAAAAAGTAGTTTTGCCACAAGCTTTTGCGGCTATAAGAGAAGTTGCCGGCAGAGAGCTTGGCTTGATTCCTTATCCCGTTCAAATTGCCGGGGCATGGGCCTTGTACAGGGGATACGTTTCTGAGATGGCGACAGGAGAAGGGAAAACTCTCGTTGCTGGCATGGCGGCTGTCCTTAACGCCTGGAGTGGTAATCCCTGCCATATTATTACTGTTAATGATTACCTGGCTGAGAGAGACGCTGCTTTACTCTCGCCTTTATACAAATATTGTGGATTGACGTGTGGGTGCGTTACCGGGGAGATGGACCATAATGCCAGAAAAACCGGATATAACCACGATATTGTTTATACTACCAGTAAAGAAATTGTTGCTGATTTTTTGAGAGATAGATTATGGCTTGGACCCAGGCAGCTCAGCGGGCGTCGTTTGATTAGTTTTTTATTGGGCAAGCGAGCTGAAATAGAACAGGGAGTCGTAATGAGAGGTATTCACACTGCTATTGTTGATGAAGCGGACAGCATCCTGATCGATGAGGCAGTAACTCCGCTGATTATTTCCAAATCACAGGTAAATCAAGATTTTGTCCGTGCATGTGAAGTCGCTAATAGTATTGCAGCCTCATTAATTCCAGGGATTGATTATAAAATTGATCACCGCTATAAAGATATAGAACTCAGTCCGGGGTTTGAATCGAAACTGTCAGGAACGGGCAATGGTACCTCAGATTTCTATAATTCGCTCGAAAGGCGCATGGAACTAATAAAGCAGGCCATAACGGCTCGGGAATTCTTTCATAAAGATAAACAATATATTGTTCAGGACGGCAAGATCGTTATTGTTGATGAATTCACCGGAAGAATGATGCCTCAACGAACCTGGCAATCCGGTTTGCAACAGTTAATTGAAGCGAAAGAGAACCTGGAGATTAGCGGTACTTCAGAAACACTGGCCCGTTTAAGCTTTCAGCGGTTTTTCAGATTTTTTCATAAATTATCAGGAATGACCGGTACTGCTAAGGAAGCTGCTACGGAGATGTCTGGTATATACCATTTGCCGGTAGTCCCAATACCAGTAAATAAACCATGCAAGAGAAAAGTATATCCTGCAGAAGTATATCCGGATAACGCTTCCAAGTGGCGTGCAATAGTTGAAGAAATACGACAGCTTCATGTGAAGGGCAGGCCGGTTCTGATTGGTACCAGAAGCGTACAGGCCAGTGAACAACTGGCTGCGATGTTGCAGGAGCGTGGACTGGTATTCCGGTTGCTGAATGCGGTCAAGCACAAAGAAGAGGCTATGATAGTGACTCATGCCGGTGAGCCTGGGATGATAACTGTAGCTACAAATATGGCTGGTAGAGGTACTGATATTATCCTGGCAAGAGAGGTTGTCGAATTGGGTGGACTACACGTCATCGGTACCGAATGCCATGAGTCAAAGAGAATCGATCGGCAATTATTTGGCAGGGCAGGGCGGCAGGGAGACCCAGGCAGTAGCCGTCTGTTTGTCAGTATGGAAGACGAACTTCTGGTTCGTTATGTGCCTGGGTTCGTGAGGAGACTAGTAACCGTTTTGATCAAAAACAATCTCCCCGGAGGCAGGTTGGTAGCTTTGCAAATTGTAAATATCGCGCAGAATAATGCGCAGCGAATCGCATACAAAAGAAGAAAATCCGTGGTGCGTATGGATACCTGGCTTGATGATTCTTTATCTTTTGCCTATGCGGATGTTGAATGAATCAGCCTATTTTTTCTTGTTTAGGAAGATCCCCCATCGTTTCCCAACCCTAGGTATATCCATTTCTTCAGGTAAATAGCGTCCCGCATACTGGTTAATATCAAGGTCAAAAAATGAAAAAAATGATCTGGCAGCTACTGATAGATTAACTCCTTTTGTGATTTTATATGAACCGGGAGTATCTCCGTCATTTGTAAAATTCAGAATAAGAGCATTGTTGCTTTTTGAATAAGATAAAACAATGTGTGTGGCAAACTTAATGTTTTTGTCAGCTTTTCTAGCAAAACTAGCACTTAAAGTTATTGCATGAGATTTTGATATTGATACAAAAATTTCTCCTTTTTTAATTCCAGAGCTTTCGAATGTAACTAAATCATCCCAAACTTCATTGTTCATAATGATACCTCCAGTAAATTATATTGTATGTATTATAAATTATATTGCAACAAATATATAAATGCAATTTGTAAAAATATTTGTTGAATTAATTGTATTTACTCATTGCCAGCATCAGCTGCATGAAAATAAACGGATATCTTTATGAAGTCTGTAATAATTATTGCAATAGTGCCATGAATAAATTACTGAAATTAATTATATGATCAGGTGTGCCGGTTATAGTATTCTTTGGAAGAATTGAAATAAATAATTAATCATTACGATATTTATATCAGAGTTTCATGTCCGTGTGATAAATGAGAAATTAATTATTCTTTTGACATAAGTGTTTTTTTAATGATACTATTTTATTCTGGAGAAGAAATATATATATGGGTAGTGAATCCAAATATCAATTAGAATCGTTAGAGCCAAGAGTTCTACTGTCGATAGATACGACGGGAGCAGGACTGATTGTGTCTTCCGGAACTTCTGTTACGAGCAGCATTGAACAACAATGTTTTCTTGATAATTCCCAGAATGATTTTCATGATAATACCTATAATGTAATGAGCAGTGCTGATAGTCTGTTTGATCAAACACTATATCAGAACATTTTTTCGGTTGTTGATAATGACCAAAATACTCCGGTTGCAGATGATAGTCTTGATTCACAAACTGTAACTTCAGATCGGTCTGTCGAGGAAGTTCAGCCAGTTCTTAACGCTTCAACTTCGAGTGCTTCCAGTATCGTTTTGGCTACTCAATGTGTGGCCCAAGCAGTTTCCGAGTCGATTCTTAATAATAGTGAAACTCGAGTTATAACACTTGACGCCGCAAATGCTCCGCCAAAAGTGAGTGTTATGGATAGTGCAGCGATGCGTGTTCTAACGCTTGACGCATCAAATGCACCGCCAGCCCAGGTAGTCAGTGGGTCGGGCTCTATAGTTGATAGTCAAGAATCCCAATTGCAGGAAGGTAGTAACCCTGGAGTTGGTAATGTGTTATCTATAGAATTACCACGTATACCCCTTCGCTCAGCAGTTGTTTCAACGAAAAGCACCGTGAATTTCAATCCTAATAAGCCAATTATCAATGTCAATGAATTACCCTCAAATAATGAAAATATTATAATAGGCAGTCCTGATTATAATTCCATAATCGAAATAGGGTCTCCTGATCAAAACGATAATAATCCGTTTCTGTTAACTGGCAATGTAACAATTATGGCTCCAATGCCTGGTGGTGAGGTTCATATTAATAGTCCTATTGTTGGCTCTGCTGGGGTTTCTTTTGTGATATATGGATCTGGGCATACAACAACCTATAGTGCTGGCATAATTACTGGTGGCGATATTATTATTAACGATTCGGTGATTATCGACGGAGATGTAACCTTAAGAGCAACGGGTAGCGTTTATATCTCAGGCTCAATAACTGGTAAAAATGATGGTATTGTTGATAACTTAATTATTGAAGCTGGAACTACGGTTGAGCTCTTAGGTGATATCGGTGGCTCTGGTCTTTCGTCTGTTTCAGTTGATGCGGCTGGGGCGGTGAATG of the Candidatus Margulisiibacteriota bacterium genome contains:
- a CDS encoding ATP-dependent helicase, with amino-acid sequence MDFIDYLIKKHNISLSEQQQKAVLNIDGPILLLAVPGGGKTTVIVSRCANLVINHGVIPQSILTLTFSKASAMDMKHRFHKAFGDNIQGEVHFSTIHSFCYFVLKNYAQKMRLSFPIIIEDEKAEVTKSQMLRQLYQKRNNSYLSDDKLEELSNAICYVKNMMLSEKEIIRYKTDIKNFFEIFQSYEALKHENNLIDFDDMLTKTLELFDQDKDLVNVYRNKYKYINVDESQDTSYLQHQILKCLANPRNNIFMVGDEDQSIYAFRAAFPKALMDFEKTYPGAQIYLMENNYRSTQSIVNAANKFIKQNNERYDKNMFSERKDGTPVKYISFQNKNDQYIHLVSKLKDNKDFSSIAVLYRNNVSAIPVADALSASAIPFYLREAKTHFFRHWVTMDIISFFDLSNDAANTGAFRQIYYKMNAFLSKVMFEYSVKNRMPNKTLFDTLLEYPDLTEKQYDKILAIKKNFQKMSKLNAHEAIEFIVNALGYGEYINKQSSDATDSTDGLNQIISSLKSIAARTDSVQSFKDRLERLQQIMQNAKFNKGKNAVTLSTVHSSKGLEFDCVYMIDLFDGQFPSVNSIREAKSGNRSLMEEEVRLFYVGATRARHQLELMASNTLDGNRVKPSRFIELFLDIPKKKQTVIADSSKWEIELDDYVDQGPISAKNLYLEMPVAHKMFGLGNIRSINWKTDILEIFFVDIGIKIFSLSTCINADLLHTLGNKNLANSEPFPGCIR